In the Candidatus Palauibacter australiensis genome, CCGTGACGTCTCCGCCCCGCGAGACGAGGTATTCGATGAGTTCGTTGTCGCCGCGCGAGGCGGCGTAGTGCATCGGCGTGTAGAGCCACGAGTCGCGCTGGTTTACGTCCGCGCCGAGTTCCTCGATCAGGTACTTCACGACGGGGATGAACTGGTCGGGCCGGTTGCGGACGCTGAACGCGCCCAGGCCCAGGTACCCACCCCCCGCGGCGGCGTGGATCGGCCACGCGTTGGGCGCGCCCTCGGGGATCCAGGGCAGCGCGGAGTCCTCCTGCTGCCGACCGTCCTGCTGCCGGCGCTCGCGCATCCCGACCTCAGGCCAGCGCGTGGGGATGTGGGGATCGGCGCCGTGCGCGACGAGCAGCTTCATCGCCTCGAGGTCCTGGGCGAAGGCCGCGCGCCAGAACGGCGTCGCCCCCGTGAGGTCGATGCCCATCTTCGTGAGGCCGTATTCCCAGTACCACAGGTGCGTGTTCAGGCGCGGGTTGGGATCGGCTCCGGCCTCGAGCAGCGCGCGGAGCACGTCCATGTGCCCAGCGTCCTGCAGGTCCTGCGCGCGCGGCTGCGGGTAGTTGGACTTCGGCGCCCACTGGGTCTGGAGGACGGCGAAGAGGGGCGTGGCCCCGTCGGTCGAGGCGGCGAGATCCGGGTCGGCCCCGCGCTCGATGAGGACGAGCGCCAGGTCGAACTGCCCGTTGAGCGCCGCCATGAGGAGCGGACTCGTGGCGTCCGCGCTCGCCTGGTCGATGTCCGCGCCGCTGTCGAGAAGGACCGTGGCCGCTTCGACGTGGCCCTCGCGGGCCGCGTGCAGCAGCGCGGTCATGCCGCCGGTCCGGCCGACGAGCACCTCGCGGTACGGGGGACGGATGAGGTCGGGACCGCCCGGATAGTCGGGCCCCGTGCGGCCCAGCGAATGGGCGCTGACGTCGCCGACATCGAAGCCGGAGCGGAGGAACTCGCGCTGGGCGCGGATCGCCGCCTGCACCCGGGCCGGGGCGGGCTCGCCCGGCCACTCGGCTTCGGGGTCCACCTCGGGCCCGTACGGGCCGAGCGTTTCCCGCGGGGCGCCGATCATGTCGCGCATGCGGCGGTTGGCCTCCCGGTCCAGCGCCAGACTGGGCAGGACGTCGACCACGGCGGTCGTGAGGCCGGGGTCGGCGCCGGCCTTGAGCAGCGCGGCGACGGCGGCCGGGCGGTTCGCGGCGGCGGCGAACATCAGGGGGGTTTGCCCCGCCGAGCCCTCCCGGGCGTTCGGATCGGCGCCGTGGTCGAGCAGCGCGGCCACGGCTGGGCGGCCGTCCACGGCGGCGGCGGCGAGGTGCAGCGCGGTCACGCCGCTGTTCGTCGTTGCGGCGTTCGGGTCGGCCCCGGCCTCGAGCAGGAGCGCGACGACGGGCCCGTGCCCTCCGCGGGCGGCCAGGTGGAGCGGCGCATAGCGGCCGATCCGCGTCCCGGCGTCGACCGCCGCGCCCGCATCGATCAGCGCCCGGGCCACGGCCGCGTCGCCGCGCTCGGCGGCGAAGTGCAGCGCGGTCATCCCATCGCCCCGCGCTGCGTTCACGTCCGCCCCCTCCTGCGCGACCGAACCCCCCGGAAGGAGGGCCGAAATCAGGAGCGCCGCCGCAATCCCGTTTCTCATCGCGCGCCGCTCCCGCCCGAGGCCGCCTCGCCCGTGAATTCAAGCGGGAGCGCCCCGTCGCTGTCGCCGAAGGAGGCCATCTCCGGGTGTCCGATCTTCCGCATGAGGCTCACGAAGGCGTTCGCCATCGGCGTCCCGTCCGGGGCCCGCAGGTGCAGACCACCCTCGAGCGCGCCGTTCGCCCCGCCCATGAGCAGCAGCGGCGCGCGCCGGTGGTTGTGCAGGTTCCCGTCCGCCATCGGCGACCCCCACACGATCGCCGTCTTGTCGAGCAGCGACGCCTCGCCCTCCATCGTGTCCCGCATCTTCTCCAGGAAGTACGCCACCTGCCCCAGCCGGTACGCGTTGATCCTGTTGAAGTCCATGATGTCCTCGGCGACGTTCCCGTGGTGCGAGGCCCCGTGGACGGACTTCGTCGTCCCGCTCTCCGGGAAGGTCCGGTTGGACTGGTCGAAGCCGGTCTTGAAGGTGATGACGCGCGTCAGATCGGTCTGCAGCGCGAGCAGTTGCAGGTCGAACATGAGCTGCATGTGCTCCTCGAAGGAGTCCGGCACCCCGGAGGGCGCCTCCGGCATCTCCCGTTCCTCGCCGCTCGTGTTGCGCGCCTCGACGAGCTGGATCCGCCGTTCGATCTCGCGGATGTGCTCGACGTATTCGTCCAGCGCGACCCGGTCCGCCGCGCCCAGGCTCCTCCTGAGCCGGGCGACCTCGGTCGCGATCCAGTCGATCATGCTGCGGTCCGTGCGGCGCCGCGCCGCGCGGTCCTCGGCCGAGTCCCCGGCGCCGAACAGCCGCTCGAACACCACGCGCGGCTCCCGGATCGCCGGCAGCGGCTGGTTCGGCGACGCCCATGCGAGCGACGTCGTGTACGCGCAGTGGTAGTTGTAGGCGCAGCCCCCGCCGCGATCGATCCCCTCGATGCAGAGTTCGAGCGAAGGAAGCACGCTCTCCCGCCCGAAGCGCTGCGCGTGCAACTGGTCGAGCGAGGTGCCGAGGAAGATGTCCGACCCCTGCGTCTGCTTCGGATGCGCCTGGGTGAGGAACACCGCCGTCGAGCGGTCGTGGTCGCCGCCGATCTCCTCCGCCCGGAACGCCTCCGCCGACCGGCAGTCCGTGTTGCTCACGATCGTCATGTGCTCGCGGAAAGCCTCCAGCGGCCGGAGCTGGCTGTCCGCCACCAGCTCGAAGTCGCGCCCCGTCGCCGCCGGCGCGAACAGGTGCCGCTCGTCGCCCCAGTCGCTCGAACCCGCCACCCCCATCGACTCCTCGATGCAGACGAGGCGCGTGAACTCCGCCGCCTTCATCGGGTCGGCCCACAGCCGCCCCGCGGGGACCATCGCGTCGAGCAGGGGCAGCGCGACGCTGGCGCCGGCGCCCCGCAGGAACGTGCGGCGCGAGAGGTGTGTCCCTGTGATGAAATTCATGATCCCTCCACTTCTTCCACCGCGGGCGCCGGACGCGCCAGCCGGAAGGCATCGCTGTTCACGACGCCGAGGATGAACGAGGACATGCGGTAGTCGTTGGCTTCCGCTTCGCGCGCGATGGCCCGGATCCCGGGCTGGTCGAAGTACTCCGCGCGGCGCCCGACCGCGTACGCGAGCAGGTGCGCCGTGAAGTTCCGGACGAGCGGGACCGGCCGCTTCATGAGGAGGTCGACAAGCTCCGCCGGCGTGCTCACGTCGGACCCGTCGTAGAAGGTCCCCCGCGTGTCGAGCGCGACCCCGTTCTCGCGCACCCGCACCCGCCCCGTCACGTCGTAGTTGTCGAGCGCGAGCCCGATCGGATCCATGAACCGGTGGCAGGCGCGACACGTCGGGTTGGCCGCGTGCATCTCCAGGCGTTCGCGCGTCGTCAGCAGCCGCCCTTCCCGGGCGGAGTCCGTGTCGTCGAAGGCGGGGATGTTGGGCGGCGGGGGCGGCGGGGGCGTGCCCATGAGCACTTCCATCACCCACTTCCCGCGCAGCACCGGCGACGTGCGCGCGGACATCGACGTGAGCAGCAGCACGC is a window encoding:
- a CDS encoding ankyrin repeat domain-containing protein, with protein sequence MRNGIAAALLISALLPGGSVAQEGADVNAARGDGMTALHFAAERGDAAVARALIDAGAAVDAGTRIGRYAPLHLAARGGHGPVVALLLEAGADPNAATTNSGVTALHLAAAAVDGRPAVAALLDHGADPNAREGSAGQTPLMFAAAANRPAAVAALLKAGADPGLTTAVVDVLPSLALDREANRRMRDMIGAPRETLGPYGPEVDPEAEWPGEPAPARVQAAIRAQREFLRSGFDVGDVSAHSLGRTGPDYPGGPDLIRPPYREVLVGRTGGMTALLHAAREGHVEAATVLLDSGADIDQASADATSPLLMAALNGQFDLALVLIERGADPDLAASTDGATPLFAVLQTQWAPKSNYPQPRAQDLQDAGHMDVLRALLEAGADPNPRLNTHLWYWEYGLTKMGIDLTGATPFWRAAFAQDLEAMKLLVAHGADPHIPTRWPEVGMRERRQQDGRQQEDSALPWIPEGAPNAWPIHAAAGGGYLGLGAFSVRNRPDQFIPVVKYLIEELGADVNQRDSWLYTPMHYAASRGDNELIEYLVSRGGDVTAITRLGQSTADMARGGRAGFFTRVPFPETVDLLTSLGATLECLHTHFLDTGDSCPGAGIDDPWAPARTTTEEKRRG
- a CDS encoding DUF1552 domain-containing protein, producing MNFITGTHLSRRTFLRGAGASVALPLLDAMVPAGRLWADPMKAAEFTRLVCIEESMGVAGSSDWGDERHLFAPAATGRDFELVADSQLRPLEAFREHMTIVSNTDCRSAEAFRAEEIGGDHDRSTAVFLTQAHPKQTQGSDIFLGTSLDQLHAQRFGRESVLPSLELCIEGIDRGGGCAYNYHCAYTTSLAWASPNQPLPAIREPRVVFERLFGAGDSAEDRAARRRTDRSMIDWIATEVARLRRSLGAADRVALDEYVEHIREIERRIQLVEARNTSGEEREMPEAPSGVPDSFEEHMQLMFDLQLLALQTDLTRVITFKTGFDQSNRTFPESGTTKSVHGASHHGNVAEDIMDFNRINAYRLGQVAYFLEKMRDTMEGEASLLDKTAIVWGSPMADGNLHNHRRAPLLLMGGANGALEGGLHLRAPDGTPMANAFVSLMRKIGHPEMASFGDSDGALPLEFTGEAASGGSGAR